One window from the genome of Myxococcales bacterium encodes:
- a CDS encoding aspartyl protease family protein, with protein MLVEVAEKSAHACDALFAMNYFLKVQHGQLDQNSYRAYQAILFGKTCSEYAVGTSATIGPVANKPGKFGRVVIGTHKLMAQIDEKAGTSAITIDKALELGLALTETQLEGLALGELVRGPLATVPELRLGDLVLKNVDVIVIDTLANQAELVLGFNALWRLQPAARGDKVVLTPWKL; from the coding sequence ATGCTGGTGGAGGTTGCCGAGAAATCCGCCCATGCGTGCGATGCGCTCTTTGCCATGAACTACTTCCTCAAGGTCCAGCATGGCCAGCTTGACCAAAATTCTTACCGCGCCTATCAAGCGATACTTTTTGGCAAGACGTGCAGCGAGTACGCTGTTGGCACCAGCGCGACCATTGGTCCGGTCGCAAACAAGCCAGGAAAATTTGGCCGCGTCGTAATAGGCACCCACAAGCTCATGGCGCAAATCGATGAAAAAGCCGGCACCTCCGCCATAACGATAGATAAGGCGCTCGAGCTGGGCCTTGCCCTCACGGAAACCCAATTGGAAGGCCTGGCGCTTGGCGAGCTAGTGCGCGGCCCGCTGGCTACCGTGCCCGAGTTGCGGCTTGGCGACCTGGTCCTAAAAAACGTTGACGTCATCGTGATCGACACGCTGGCCAATCAGGCGGAGCTCGTGCTCGGCTTCAATGCGCTGTGGCGGCTGCAGCCAGCGGCCAGAGGCGACAAGGTTGTGCTTACGCCGTGGAAGCTCTAG
- the typA gene encoding translational GTPase TypA, protein MTQTSPDSSSSPAFRNIAIIAHVDHGKTTLVDGLLKQAGNFRTGEVVSERAMDSNDLERERGITILSKCTSVTWKGVRINLVDTPGHADFGGEVERVLGMVDCVLLVVDAYEGPMPQTRFVTQKAFEMGLAPILVVNKIDRTGVEPEATVDGVFDLFVALGASEKQLDFPVIYASGRQGWAINKLGDEQKDLGPLLDLIIDKVPPPTADGHSDLCMQVATLDYDDFLGFMAIGRVRSGKTKVGDRVLLAHRDGKKEEFRVQKVLGFQGLKRFELAEAVAGDIVAITGMSELNVGETITSIQNPRILPLLTVDAPTITMTFRVNDGPFAGKEGKYVTSRNIRDRLMREIKSNVALRVEEAEDSGSAFRVSGRGELHLSVLIETMRREGYELCVSQPRVITQTAADGSLLEPYELATIDLEETYQGAVIEELGRRLGIMQDMRPSSTGRTRLEYKIPARGLIGYRSQFMTDTRGTGVLYTQFLEYGPWGGPIRTRANGVLISQDPGESNAYALFSLQERGVMFVGPGVPNYGGMIVGIHARDNDLVVNPNKAKKLNNIRTTAADEKLILVPPKPMSLEYALEFINDDELVEVTPKSLRLRKAILDHNERKRFEKKPAAVLED, encoded by the coding sequence ATGACCCAAACTTCGCCTGATTCGTCTTCAAGCCCCGCCTTCCGCAATATTGCCATCATCGCACACGTCGATCATGGCAAGACCACGTTGGTCGATGGCCTCCTCAAGCAGGCCGGCAACTTTCGCACCGGCGAAGTGGTGTCGGAGCGCGCCATGGACTCCAACGACCTTGAGCGCGAGCGCGGGATTACGATCTTGTCGAAGTGCACCTCGGTCACCTGGAAAGGCGTCCGCATCAATCTCGTCGACACCCCGGGCCACGCCGACTTCGGCGGTGAAGTTGAGCGCGTGCTCGGCATGGTCGACTGCGTGCTCTTGGTGGTCGATGCCTATGAAGGTCCAATGCCACAAACGCGGTTCGTGACGCAAAAGGCGTTTGAGATGGGCCTGGCGCCTATTCTCGTCGTCAACAAGATCGATCGCACGGGCGTCGAGCCCGAGGCGACGGTCGATGGCGTGTTCGACCTCTTCGTTGCGCTGGGCGCGTCAGAAAAACAACTCGACTTCCCGGTGATCTACGCCTCGGGCCGCCAAGGCTGGGCGATCAACAAGCTCGGCGACGAGCAAAAAGACCTCGGGCCCCTGCTCGACCTCATTATCGACAAGGTGCCGCCGCCGACCGCCGACGGCCACAGCGATCTCTGCATGCAAGTCGCCACCCTCGACTACGACGATTTCCTGGGCTTTATGGCCATCGGCCGCGTGCGCTCGGGCAAGACCAAGGTTGGCGATCGCGTGTTGCTGGCGCACCGCGATGGCAAAAAAGAAGAATTCCGCGTGCAAAAGGTGCTGGGCTTTCAAGGCCTCAAGCGCTTTGAGCTCGCCGAGGCCGTGGCAGGTGACATCGTCGCCATCACCGGCATGAGCGAGCTCAATGTTGGCGAGACCATTACGTCGATCCAGAACCCGCGCATTCTGCCGTTGCTCACCGTCGACGCGCCGACCATCACCATGACCTTTCGGGTCAATGACGGCCCGTTTGCCGGCAAAGAAGGCAAGTACGTCACCTCGCGCAACATCCGCGATCGCCTGATGCGCGAGATCAAGAGCAACGTCGCCTTGCGCGTCGAAGAGGCCGAAGACTCGGGCTCGGCCTTTCGCGTTTCGGGTCGTGGCGAGCTGCATCTCTCGGTGCTCATTGAAACCATGCGCCGCGAAGGCTATGAGCTGTGTGTTTCGCAGCCACGCGTCATTACGCAGACCGCCGCGGACGGCTCGCTGCTTGAGCCGTATGAGCTCGCAACCATCGATCTTGAAGAGACCTATCAAGGCGCCGTCATCGAAGAGCTCGGCCGCCGCTTGGGCATCATGCAAGACATGCGGCCATCGAGCACGGGCCGCACCCGGCTTGAATACAAGATTCCAGCGCGCGGCCTCATTGGCTATCGCTCGCAGTTCATGACCGACACCCGCGGCACCGGCGTGCTCTACACGCAGTTTCTCGAGTACGGCCCGTGGGGAGGCCCGATCCGCACCCGCGCCAACGGCGTGCTGATCTCGCAAGACCCTGGCGAGTCCAATGCCTACGCGCTGTTTAGCTTGCAAGAGCGCGGCGTCATGTTTGTCGGCCCAGGCGTGCCGAATTACGGTGGCATGATCGTCGGCATCCATGCCCGCGACAACGACTTGGTGGTTAATCCCAACAAGGCCAAGAAGCTCAACAACATCCGCACCACGGCCGCCGATGAAAAGCTCATCTTGGTGCCACCAAAGCCGATGTCGCTCGAATACGCGCTCGAGTTCATCAACGACGACGAGCTGGTGGAAGTGACGCCCAAGTCGCTGCGCCTGCGCAAGGCCATCCTCGACCACAACGAGCGCAAGCGCTTCGAGAAGAAGCCTGCCGCGGTGCTAGAAGACTGA
- a CDS encoding GNAT family N-acetyltransferase has product MWLVNCDLVILEHLFAGEAKLGDYLGIEIPSKWTEFGEPAFRWTWDALHRHPGTERYWSYLPVLKSENMLVGSCGFKGPPTAAGVVELGYEIAEAYRGRGLATEAVHALVQQAFAEASVVKVQAHTLAEANASNHILQKCGFDFAGEITDPDDGVLWKWDIGRERQGENRGKQARSHSAG; this is encoded by the coding sequence ATGTGGCTGGTCAACTGTGACCTGGTTATCCTCGAGCACCTCTTCGCAGGCGAGGCGAAGCTTGGTGACTACCTGGGCATTGAGATTCCTTCCAAATGGACCGAATTTGGCGAGCCCGCGTTTCGCTGGACCTGGGACGCCTTGCACCGGCATCCGGGCACCGAACGCTACTGGTCATACCTGCCGGTCTTGAAGTCCGAAAATATGCTAGTTGGATCGTGTGGCTTCAAGGGCCCACCGACCGCGGCAGGCGTGGTGGAGCTTGGCTACGAAATCGCCGAAGCCTATCGCGGGCGAGGCTTGGCGACCGAGGCCGTGCACGCACTCGTGCAGCAAGCCTTCGCCGAGGCAAGCGTGGTGAAAGTGCAAGCGCACACCTTGGCTGAGGCAAATGCATCCAACCATATCCTGCAAAAATGTGGCTTTGATTTCGCGGGGGAGATTACCGACCCTGACGACGGCGTGCTGTGGAAATGGGACATTGGGCGCGAGCGTCAGGGCGAAAATCGCGGCAAGCAAGCGCGGTCGCATTCTGCCGGCTAG
- a CDS encoding response regulator, translating to MNVLIVEDEPKLASVLRDYLVTVGHHADMLHDGALVVPHVRQHPPDIILLDVMLPNKDGLAICREIRAFSSVPIIFLTARVEEIDRILGLELGADDYICKPYSPREVVARISAIMRRLAKPVPVAAAATTGADELTPAVGLVLNRARFELTLDGKRLDVTPVEFRLLWVLAATPGRVFSRKQLMAQVYDDDRIVTDRTMDSHIKNLRKKLTDVREDADVIESVYGVGYRLRESADTSAS from the coding sequence GTGAATGTCTTGATCGTCGAAGACGAGCCCAAGCTCGCCAGCGTGCTGCGCGATTACTTGGTCACGGTCGGCCATCACGCCGACATGCTGCACGATGGGGCGCTCGTGGTGCCGCATGTTCGGCAGCATCCGCCGGACATCATCCTGCTCGACGTCATGTTGCCAAACAAAGATGGACTGGCAATCTGCCGCGAGATTCGCGCGTTCTCAAGCGTGCCCATTATCTTCTTAACCGCGCGCGTCGAAGAAATCGACCGCATTCTCGGGCTTGAACTCGGCGCCGACGACTACATTTGCAAGCCCTATAGCCCGCGCGAGGTGGTGGCGCGCATCTCGGCAATTATGCGGCGACTCGCAAAGCCGGTGCCCGTGGCGGCCGCCGCGACGACGGGCGCCGACGAACTAACCCCTGCCGTTGGCCTGGTCCTCAACCGCGCTCGCTTTGAGCTCACGCTCGATGGCAAGCGGCTGGACGTGACCCCGGTAGAGTTTCGCCTGCTGTGGGTGCTGGCGGCGACGCCCGGCCGCGTCTTTAGCCGCAAACAATTGATGGCACAGGTCTACGACGACGACCGCATCGTCACCGACCGCACGATGGACAGCCACATCAAGAACCTTCGCAAAAAACTCACCGACGTCCGCGAGGACGCCGACGTCATCGAATCGGTGTACGGCGTCGGCTATCGGCTGCGCGAATCCGCGGACACTTCTGCCAGCTAG
- a CDS encoding transposase codes for MNAKSSPGAGKPSRRRRAVHGQLSLRKPARDGSRRGGARPGSGPKPKPGLRPTPHRARTVHSAGHPVHVTLRVRDDVPSLRRPDLFAWVRHSIAATNQSECPRLGDRSFRIVEFSVQTNHVHLIIEAQDKRTLRSGITSLVTRAARAINKALGRQGRRVWSQRAFTRTLTVPREVRNALVYVLMNHAKHAARGQARSEHPRHKRHTRSTGLTTHVSALQGNNVGVDPCSSAPYFNGFVRSPDDEAHWHAATRQPSPVHAAQTWLLTTGWRRHGLLPRAAPFDRIA; via the coding sequence ATGAACGCAAAATCCTCCCCTGGTGCCGGCAAGCCATCGCGACGCCGGCGCGCCGTGCATGGCCAGCTGTCGCTACGCAAGCCCGCACGCGACGGCAGCCGTCGCGGCGGGGCGCGGCCGGGCTCGGGACCCAAGCCAAAACCAGGGCTTCGCCCGACGCCGCACCGCGCGCGTACGGTGCACAGCGCAGGCCACCCGGTGCATGTCACGTTGCGCGTGCGCGATGACGTGCCGTCCTTGCGCCGGCCGGACCTCTTTGCGTGGGTTCGCCATAGCATTGCGGCCACCAACCAAAGCGAATGCCCGCGGCTAGGCGACCGATCATTTCGCATCGTTGAATTCTCGGTTCAGACCAATCACGTGCATTTAATCATCGAAGCCCAAGACAAGCGGACACTGCGCTCTGGCATCACCAGCCTGGTGACGCGCGCGGCGCGGGCGATTAACAAGGCGCTAGGTCGCCAAGGCCGCCGCGTGTGGAGCCAACGGGCCTTCACGCGCACTCTCACGGTGCCGCGCGAGGTGCGCAACGCGCTGGTCTACGTGCTGATGAATCACGCCAAACACGCCGCACGTGGGCAAGCGCGCTCTGAGCATCCGCGACATAAACGCCACACGCGATCGACGGGCTTGACTACGCACGTCTCCGCGCTCCAAGGCAATAACGTTGGCGTCGACCCATGCTCGTCGGCACCGTATTTCAACGGCTTTGTCCGCTCGCCGGATGACGAAGCCCACTGGCACGCCGCAACCCGGCAGCCCTCACCCGTGCACGCCGCCCAAACCTGGCTGCTCACGACTGGGTGGCGCCGCCATGGGCTGCTGCCGCGCGCCGCGCCGTTTGACAGAATCGCTTAG
- a CDS encoding HAMP domain-containing protein: MRLATKLFIAVAAPCVALAIFTAVATVRSFDRGFDAYVTTRQRAALEAVASALGDHYAEFGSWQRLTQDRRMWRRLLQPILRGELEPDGGGAAPAGPLGRARGPGRLAAALYDASGEVIVGRRNLPDAAPRAPIVVAGATVGTVAIAFPASNIDAADSQFAGAQRRLIWSMLAISLLGAAAIAWLLARNMLSPVRDMAAATRTLASGNYGVAIAKTSNDELGQLANDVNTLAAALAAQQASRQSLMADLAHELRTPLAILQGELEALQDGVRPWSPAAAESLRGEVAGLARLVDDIRMLALADVGELPMETRPVDLSGLASKTIDRFATALAARRLHVHREDLQANVDVQGDAAQLERVLTNLLQNTVRYAAEGCEVWLALAREADTVRLTIEDSGPGVPAAALPRLFERYYKSQAATAEGDRSRQHGGSGIGLALCKAIALRHGGSISAFASPRGGLGIAMVLPTRKGAQT; encoded by the coding sequence GTGCGGCTGGCGACAAAACTTTTTATAGCGGTTGCGGCGCCGTGTGTCGCGCTGGCGATTTTTACGGCGGTGGCGACGGTGCGCTCGTTTGATCGCGGGTTTGATGCCTACGTGACAACTCGCCAGCGGGCGGCCTTGGAGGCCGTGGCGTCGGCCTTGGGCGACCACTACGCCGAATTTGGCAGTTGGCAGCGCCTGACGCAGGACCGGCGGATGTGGCGCCGTTTGTTGCAACCGATCCTGCGCGGCGAACTTGAGCCCGACGGCGGCGGCGCGGCGCCCGCTGGCCCGCTGGGGCGAGCGCGCGGCCCCGGGCGGCTGGCGGCGGCGCTCTACGACGCCTCGGGCGAGGTCATCGTTGGGCGACGCAACCTGCCCGATGCCGCGCCGCGTGCACCCATTGTCGTCGCGGGTGCGACAGTCGGCACGGTTGCGATCGCCTTTCCCGCGTCTAACATCGACGCCGCCGACAGCCAATTTGCGGGGGCGCAACGTCGCCTCATTTGGAGCATGCTGGCGATTTCCTTGCTAGGTGCGGCCGCGATCGCCTGGCTATTGGCTCGCAACATGCTTTCGCCGGTGCGCGACATGGCAGCGGCAACTAGGACGCTGGCGAGCGGTAACTACGGCGTGGCCATCGCGAAAACGTCGAACGACGAACTCGGCCAGCTCGCCAATGACGTCAATACCCTGGCCGCCGCGCTCGCCGCGCAACAGGCGTCGCGGCAAAGCCTGATGGCGGACCTCGCGCACGAATTGCGGACGCCGCTGGCGATCTTGCAAGGCGAGCTGGAGGCGCTGCAAGATGGCGTGCGGCCGTGGTCGCCCGCCGCCGCGGAGTCGCTGCGAGGCGAGGTCGCGGGGCTGGCGCGGCTGGTCGATGACATTCGCATGTTGGCGCTCGCCGACGTCGGCGAGTTGCCGATGGAAACACGGCCCGTCGACCTATCTGGATTGGCAAGCAAAACCATCGACCGCTTCGCCACGGCGCTCGCGGCGCGGCGGCTGCACGTTCACCGCGAGGATCTGCAGGCGAACGTCGATGTCCAAGGCGACGCGGCGCAGCTTGAGCGCGTGCTGACCAATCTCTTGCAGAACACCGTCCGCTATGCGGCCGAAGGCTGCGAGGTGTGGCTGGCGCTTGCGCGCGAGGCCGATACCGTGCGCTTGACGATTGAGGACAGCGGGCCAGGCGTGCCGGCCGCTGCCCTACCCCGCTTGTTTGAGCGTTACTACAAAAGCCAGGCCGCTACGGCCGAGGGCGACCGCTCGCGACAACACGGCGGCAGCGGCATTGGCCTCGCGCTGTGCAAGGCGATAGCGTTGCGCCATGGCGGCAGCATTAGCGCCTTTGCCTCGCCGCGCGGCGGCCTCGGTATCGCGATGGTCTTGCCAACGCGCAAGGGAGCGCAAACGTGA